The Leptospira selangorensis genome segment ATAGAACTGAAAGAAGGGGATATGTTCGGTGAGATGGCGCTGGTGGATCGCAAACCCAGAAGTGCAAGAGCCATCGCAAAAACCGACGTATTATTATTTGCGATCACTGAGAGCGTGTTCTATAACTTAATCCAGACCAACCCTTCTTTCTCTTTAAAGATGGTTAAAATGCTTTCTTCCAGATTAAGAGAGACCAACCAAACCATAGCTAGTCTTTTAAAAGGAGACAGAAAGAATATTGTAACTTCTGCACTCATTACTTTCGCACAAACGAGAGGAGAGCAAGAAGATGGACAATACAAGGTACATTTGGCCGCATTCATGAAATGGGCCATCTTAAGAGTTGGATTAGAACATGCGGATCTGGTATCCGCGATCAATCTTTTGGTAAAAGACAAGATGGTCGAACAACCTAAAAACGATCCTAGCCATATAATGATACGGGACACGTTTTTTAAATACACATTGGACCAGTAATTCTTGGCTGAACAAAGCTTACCGGTCAAACAAAACAGGCTGGATTATTTAGACAATCTCAGATCCTTCGCATTATTATTAGGATTAGCATTTCATGTGGCGATCGTATATGCTGCAATCATCATATATCCATTAAGAAATGATGATAGATCTATCGCATTCGACGTATTCGGAGAATGGGTGCATCTTTTCAGGATGCCGATGTTTTTTGTTCTTTCAGGTTATTTTACTGAAAGGATTTATCTTTCTAAAACATTAAAAGAATTTTTAAGATTAAGAGCGTTAAGGATCATCCTTCCTTTGATCCCAGGGATCATATTATTCGCACCAATGCAATATTATGTGAACGCATTACAAGAAGGTTATCAAGGGAACTATTTCAAGTTTTTATGGGAAGAATTCTTACTCAAGAATCCTGCTCCTTCTCACCTTTGGTTTATACTATATCTAGCATTATATACTTTTTTATATTTAGGGGTTCGTCCTTTAGTCTCCAGGATCGGGAAATTTATACTTCCTTCTTCCAGATATGGAGAAGAAGGATCCGAAAAAAGACCAAGCGTAAAATGGGAAACATTACTGATTGCAGGTATTTGGTGCACCATCTGGACCTGCGGCATTAATTACTTTTTCCTAAAAGACCAAAAATACCTGAATATAGAGCCGGTACAATTCATATACGATTTCAGCTTTTTCTTATTCGGAAGTTTTTTGATCGGGAAAGAAAGTACGATCTTAAAAGGAAAAACGAATCGTTTCGAGATCATTTTACTCGGATTTTTATCCTTTATATTTTTCGGATTATTCTATTGGGTAAGCACAATCGATCCATACTGGTCTTATTTCGGATATACCGGATTCGGGATGAGAATACTTCATATTTTTCTAAAATGTTTGGGCGGATGGATCTGGATTGCGTTTTTTATCCGGCTATTCCAGTTGTTCTTTAACAAAACAGGAAAACTCAGTTCTTATTTAAGAGAATCCAGTTTGCCGGTGTATTTAATCCATCATCCGATTTCTCTCGGGGTCGGATTTTTGGTAATAAGCACAGGTCTTTCTATCTGGATCAA includes the following:
- a CDS encoding acyltransferase family protein, translating into MAEQSLPVKQNRLDYLDNLRSFALLLGLAFHVAIVYAAIIIYPLRNDDRSIAFDVFGEWVHLFRMPMFFVLSGYFTERIYLSKTLKEFLRLRALRIILPLIPGIILFAPMQYYVNALQEGYQGNYFKFLWEEFLLKNPAPSHLWFILYLALYTFLYLGVRPLVSRIGKFILPSSRYGEEGSEKRPSVKWETLLIAGIWCTIWTCGINYFFLKDQKYLNIEPVQFIYDFSFFLFGSFLIGKESTILKGKTNRFEIILLGFLSFIFFGLFYWVSTIDPYWSYFGYTGFGMRILHIFLKCLGGWIWIAFFIRLFQLFFNKTGKLSSYLRESSLPVYLIHHPISLGVGFLVISTGLSIWIKFSLHIFFVYALTFLVYHFVIRDSNFWLTVLGNKGISFKRNK
- a CDS encoding Crp/Fnr family transcriptional regulator, which encodes MKISEDMVNKHGLRFKESAVIFDENEPADQMYLILSGKVGIHKKVKEAFKLLIELKEGDMFGEMALVDRKPRSARAIAKTDVLLFAITESVFYNLIQTNPSFSLKMVKMLSSRLRETNQTIASLLKGDRKNIVTSALITFAQTRGEQEDGQYKVHLAAFMKWAILRVGLEHADLVSAINLLVKDKMVEQPKNDPSHIMIRDTFFKYTLDQ